The Buchnera aphidicola (Muscaphis stroyani) DNA window TGTACTTGCTGCATCTGTTTTTCACAAAAATGTAGTTAATATAAAAGAATTAAAAAATTTTTTAATTAACAAAGGTATGGAGATCAGAGAATGCTAAATTCAAAAGAGTTATTACAAAAATTAAATTGGATAAAAACTAATGGTTTGATTCCTGTAATAATTCAAGAAAATTTATCTCATGAAGTTTTGATGCATGGGTATATGAATCAAGATGCTTTTTTAAAAACTCAAAAAGACGGTGTAGTAACTTTTTATTCTAGAACTAAAAAACGTTTATGGACTAAAGGAGAAACGTCAGGTAACTTTTTAAAAGTTCAAAAGATTACTACTGATTGCGATTATGATGCATTATTAATACTAGTTAAACCTTTAGATGAAACATGTCATTTAAGAAAAAAAAGCTGTTTTTTCTTAGAAGAAACACCTACAGCATTTTTGTTTAATTTAGAAAAAATTATAGAAAATAGAAAAATAATAGATATAAATAATTCATATACATCTAAATTATACAAGTCTGGGACTCATCGAATTGCTCAAAAAGTAGGAGAAGAAGCTATAGAGACAATACTAGCGGCAATGAAAAAAGATAAAAATGAGTTAATTAATGAATCTTCAGATTTAATTTATCACTTAATTGTTTTATTGCATGATCAAGATTTAGATTTTAATACAGTTATACAGAATTTAAAGATGAGAAAAAATTGATATTATAAGTAAAATTTAAATATTTTAATAATCTTTTAATTATTACTTATTTTAAATTTATATTAAAATTGTTAAATTTTAAGTTTAAAAACGTATTTTCATAAAAAATAATAAAATGTATCTATTCTTATATAATCAGGAAAATATAATGTTAAAAAACCAAATTGGTGTTGTTGGAATGGCAGTTATGGGAAGAAATTTAGCATTGAATATTGCAAATAATAATTATACTGTGTCTATATTTAATAGAACTCGCTTAACTACAGAGAAAGTAATAAAAGATAATTCAGAAAAAAAAATATTTCCATACTTTTCTATTAAAGATTTTGTCAATTCACTTTCATTACCTAGATGTATTATATTAATGGTCAAATCAGGTCAAGCTACAGATGATACAATTAAAAACATTATACCTTATCTTAAAAAAGGAGATATATTAATTGATGGAGGCAATACTTTTTATAAAGACACCATTCGAAGAAATCATGAATTATCTAAAAATGGAATTAACTTTATTGGAATGGGCGTATCTGGAGGAGAATTAGGAGCGCTTAATGGTCCTTCAATAATGCCCGGAGGTCAAAAAGAAGCATATAACCTTGTTTCTTCTGTATTTAAAAAAATATCTGCTAAATTTAAAAATCAACCATGCGTAAGTTACATAGGTCCTAACGGATCAGGTCACTATGTTAAGATGATTCACAATGGCATTGAATATGGTGACATGCAATTAATATCAGAGTCATATTTTATATTAAAAAATTTGTTAAATATGACAAATCAAGAATTAGCCACGGTATTTTCTAATTGGAACAAAGGAGAACTCAACAGTTACTTAATTGACATTACAAAAAATATTTTTAAGTATAAAGATGAAAACAGTAATTATTTAATTGATTATATTTTAGACGAAGCAGAAGATAAAGGCACAGGAAAATGGATAAGCAAAAATGCTTTAGAGCTTCGAGAACCTTTATCATTAATTACTGAGTCTGTTTTTTCACGTTATCTTTCCTCTTTGAAAAATCAACGAATTGTTGCTTCAAAAATTTTAAAAGGACCTAGAATCAGTATTAATTTTACAGAATCAGAAAAAACTAATTTTATTGAATCTTTAAGACAGGCTTTATATTTAGGAAAAATAATTTCTTATGCTCAAGGGTTTTCACAGTTAAAAAAAGCATCAGAAAAATACTCTTGGAATTTGAAATATGGAAAAATTGCTCAAATTTTTAGACAAGGCTGTATTATTAGAGCAAGTTTTTTAGAAAAAATAACCGATGCATATGATACTAATAAAAATGTTACTAATTTATTATTAACACCTTATTTTTCAAAAATAGCTAGTGTATATGAAAGTTCGTTGCGAAAAGTTTTAATTTATTCTATAAAATATGGAATTCCTGTACCATGTTTTTCTTCGGCAATATCTTATTATGACAGTTACAGATCAATGAATCTACCAGCTAATTTAATTCAAGCTCAAAGAGATTATTTCGGAGCACATACTTATAAAAGAATTGATGATAATAGTTATTTTCATACGAATTGGTCAGAGAAAAAAAATAAAAAATAATGAGCACTATATTTTTAATTATCTATGAATAAGATTAATACTTAATTCTAGTTTTACATCAAAAAATTGTTATAGTAAATAATATATAACTATATACTTAATATAAAATAATGTAATTTTTTATATTTAATTAAATGTATTGATTATATGTGGTAAAAAAATGCGTTTATGTGATAGAGATATTCAGGAATGGTTAGATAAAAAAAAATTAATAATTACTCCTTACCCTAAAAAAAATTTGATTAATGGGATTACTGTTGATATCCATTTAGGATACACTTTTAGAATCTTTCAAAATTATAGTGTTCCCTGTATTAATTTAAGTAACTCTAAAAAAAATATGAATTCAGTGTTGTCTAAAATCATGAGTAAAGAAATCAAATTTTCAAAAAGAAATCCATTTTTTTTACAACCAGGTGTGCTAGCTCTTTTTTCGACTTTAGAAAGCGTGAGTATTCCATCTAATCTAGTGGGTTGGTTAGATGGAAGGTCTTCTTTTGCAAGACTTGGATTAATGATTCATGCTACATCGCATAGAATTGATCCAGGATGGAAAGGAAATATTGTATTAGAAATGTTTAATGCTGGAAAAATAACATTAGTATTGCATCCTAAAATAAAAATTGCAGCACTTAGTTTTGAATTTCTTTCTAATTCAGTTTTAAGGCCTTATAATTCTCGAAATGAATCAAAATACAAAGAACAGAAAGGAGTAGTTCCTAGTCGAATTGATAAAGAATAAAAGAATATTTTGTTTTAATGATACAATTAATTATTTATGTTTTTTAACTAATAAATCTATTACTCTCAAAGAGTATATGATTTTATCTTAAATTCTTTATATTTTCATTTAAAAATAAAACAATTATGTCCAGTAAATTTAGAAAAATCTTGGTTACTTGTGCTTTTCCTTATTCAAATGGTTCCAT harbors:
- the hisIE gene encoding bifunctional phosphoribosyl-AMP cyclohydrolase/phosphoribosyl-ATP diphosphatase HisIE; amino-acid sequence: MLNSKELLQKLNWIKTNGLIPVIIQENLSHEVLMHGYMNQDAFLKTQKDGVVTFYSRTKKRLWTKGETSGNFLKVQKITTDCDYDALLILVKPLDETCHLRKKSCFFLEETPTAFLFNLEKIIENRKIIDINNSYTSKLYKSGTHRIAQKVGEEAIETILAAMKKDKNELINESSDLIYHLIVLLHDQDLDFNTVIQNLKMRKN
- the gndA gene encoding NADP-dependent phosphogluconate dehydrogenase, with translation MLKNQIGVVGMAVMGRNLALNIANNNYTVSIFNRTRLTTEKVIKDNSEKKIFPYFSIKDFVNSLSLPRCIILMVKSGQATDDTIKNIIPYLKKGDILIDGGNTFYKDTIRRNHELSKNGINFIGMGVSGGELGALNGPSIMPGGQKEAYNLVSSVFKKISAKFKNQPCVSYIGPNGSGHYVKMIHNGIEYGDMQLISESYFILKNLLNMTNQELATVFSNWNKGELNSYLIDITKNIFKYKDENSNYLIDYILDEAEDKGTGKWISKNALELREPLSLITESVFSRYLSSLKNQRIVASKILKGPRISINFTESEKTNFIESLRQALYLGKIISYAQGFSQLKKASEKYSWNLKYGKIAQIFRQGCIIRASFLEKITDAYDTNKNVTNLLLTPYFSKIASVYESSLRKVLIYSIKYGIPVPCFSSAISYYDSYRSMNLPANLIQAQRDYFGAHTYKRIDDNSYFHTNWSEKKNKK
- the dcd gene encoding dCTP deaminase; protein product: MRLCDRDIQEWLDKKKLIITPYPKKNLINGITVDIHLGYTFRIFQNYSVPCINLSNSKKNMNSVLSKIMSKEIKFSKRNPFFLQPGVLALFSTLESVSIPSNLVGWLDGRSSFARLGLMIHATSHRIDPGWKGNIVLEMFNAGKITLVLHPKIKIAALSFEFLSNSVLRPYNSRNESKYKEQKGVVPSRIDKE